In Lolium rigidum isolate FL_2022 chromosome 7, APGP_CSIRO_Lrig_0.1, whole genome shotgun sequence, the DNA window CCAAGAGGGCGAATCTAGTCCTCCCGGCAGAGCGTCCGGGAGGAGGTTCCGCAGCAGAGTCAGGCTCAGGGCCTCTCCCTGGGTAAGACCGCGACGGAACAGGATATCCCAGCCCCCCTGGGCGGCGTCGGCGACAAGAATAGGGGGGTCGGCGCAAATGGCGAAGAGGTCCGGGAAGTCAAGGCAAATGGGGCGACCACCCAGCCACGGGTCAAGCCAGAACATGGTCCCTCTACCATCGCCTATGGAGAGGGATAGTCCCGCTCTAATCTCCTGCTTAATGTCCTGGAGGGCTCTCCAAAACTGAGATCCCTCCCGGCGGTCACAAGCAAGAAGTGGCCGGCCCCGTAGTTATTTAGCCTTAATTAACTTAAGCCACAGACCCCCGTCATCAGAAAGGATCCTCCAAACCCATTTCAGCATGAGGGCCACATTCATGTGACGAGAGGAGATAATCCCTATGCCCCCAAGATCCTTGGGGGGGCACACATCAGCCCATTTGACCATGTGGTATTTTTGACGGCCTGTCCTGTCCTGCCAAAAGAAGCGTGAGAGCTCTTTGTCGAAGGCCGCATGTACCCCTTCCGGAAGGATGTACAGGCCCATGATATACATGGGAAGACTAGACAGACACGAATCAATGAGAACCGTCTTGCTACCCTTGGAGGTGAACCTCCCGCACCACGGTTCAGCCTTCGCTCTAACTCTCCCCACCAAGGGGGCGAGGTCTCTAATAAGGATCCTAGAATCCCCGACGGTACTCCCAAGTAGTTCACAGGGAAGGTTGCCAACCTGCAATTGAGGTTGTCGGCGATCCGCTGTTGAGTTTCGGCGGGTACCCCAAGACCACTACCTCACTTTTTTCAAAGTTTATTTTGAGGCCCGACATGGCCTCGAAACAGAGGAGTAGGAACTTGGTGTTTTGGATATCTAGGTCCGAACCCTCGAACATGATCATGGTATCGTCCGCATACTGGAGATGGGTCACCCCTCCGCCAGGGATCAGGTGTCCGACAACTCCAGTAATATGGCCCGAGATCCTAGCCCTCTCCAGGATTTCGGCCAGGGAGTCAACCGCCGCGTTGAAGAGGATAGGGGATAGGGGGTCACCCTGTCGCACTCCACACGCCAACCTAAAATAGGGACCCACTTCCCCATTAACGTTAATGGTCGTGCTGCCAGTCATGACCGTCTGCATAATCCAGCCAATCATCCGATCGTCAACGCCCCTCCGCTGAAGGACCTGTCggaggaaggaccaatccaaacggTCGTACGCTTTTTGGAAGTCTAGTTTTAAGAAGACACCCCTCTGGTGTTGACTCCTGACCTCATGCACAATCTCATGCAGTGCTAGAATTCCATCATGGATGTGGCGGCCCTTAAGGAAGGCAAACTGGTATTGGTGCGTAATCCGCTCCATTACCGGAGCCAACCTCACCGTGCATACCTTGGAGAACAAGCGCTGGATTACGTTGATGACAGTAATTGGCCTGAACTGGCGTATATCCGTGGCCCCCACTAACTTGGGGATCAGGGTAATAACACCGTAGTTCAGGCGCCCCATATCAAGAGTTCCAACGTAGAACTCTTGGAACATAGGCATGATGGTCTCCTGGAGTTTCGTCCAGAATTTCCTGAAGAAGACAACCGGAAGCCCATCAGGGCCAGGGGCCGAGCTAGCCTTCATGCCCTCAAGCGCGCTCCGGACTTCCGTAGAGAGGAACGGAAGGGTAAGAGCGGCATTCTCATCGGCGGAGACCCAGACCCTAGCTGGCCATAGGTCTGTCGCGAGGGCAACCCCTGTCCTGGGGCCAGCCGCAAAGAGACCTTTATAGAAGGTATAGATATGGGTAGTGATCTCCCCGGCCTCCTCCAGTAGGAGATCACCATCCCAAAGACAGGGGATGGAACACTTCCGGCGACGGCCATTCGCAATCGCATGGAAGTAGGCAGTGTTCGCATCCCCCGGAGAAGCCAATTCCGGCGACTCCGTTGTCGCCAGAAGACCTCCTCCCCACGGTAGATCTCCATGAGCGAGTGTTCAAGGGCATAACGCTGAAGCCACTCCTCAGCGGCTAAGCCCACCTCGTCCGCGGCATGATCTAACTCCTGGATCTGGCAGAGGAGAAGATCCTTCTTCTGGCGTACCTCCTCCCCGAGGTTAGCCCCCCAGCCTCTCATAAACTGGCGGGCAAGCTTCGTGCAGTGATGCCAAACATCCACTGCGGTGAAGACCCGCGGTGGGGACTCCGCCGCCCGCTCCCACTTGTAGCCAACCGCCTCCACGAACCCTGGCTGATTGAGCCAGAAGTTTTCAAAGTGGAAGCGGTTAAGCCTCGGGGGGGGGAGGTAGAACCCCCCGAGCACAGTAGGAGAGGGGAGTGATCAGACCCGATCCTGGTAACCGCCCTGAGGGTGCATAATGGGAACTCCATTTCCCATTCAACCGACACAAAGACCCGGTCCAGCACACTCTGGATCGGGTCGGTGCGGTTGTTGCTCCAAGTGAACCGAGCTCCCACTCTAGTGATCTCTCTAAGGGCGAGATCCGCAAGGCAGTCGTTGAACATCCTCATCCTAGGGATGTCCACGCGGCGCGAGCTCTTGTCCTCCGGGGAGCGTATCAAGTTAAAATCACCGGCCACCACCACAGGGGTGGTGCACCGGTCGATCTTATCCCGCAGCTCCTCCAAGAAGGACTGAGACATCGAATGGTCCGCCGGCCCATAAACAATAATAACCTCCCAGCTAAGGTTAGACCGTTTATGGGTGACGGCCATACTCACGAAGAACTCGCCGTGCTCCATATCCTCAACCTCGAAGGTATCCTCCTTCACGCCTAGAAGGATGCCGCCCGAGTGACCCGAAGCAGGACGCCAATGCCAGGCGAACTTGTGCCTACTCAGACCCTCCAGCtcgtggaggaggaaggactcCCTAATCGTCTCTTGGAGCCCCACAATATCTACGTTCTCCCGCCGCATGTACTCCTTCAGTTGTTGTTTGCGACCCGGGGCCTCGAACCCCCTGATGTTCCAAATGAGTGAGAAGAAGGGATCACTCATTGGAACACATCAGATTGGGGGGTTCCCCTACTGGGAACCGATCGAGCCCTACTACGCGTCGAGGGTCCGGACGGTggtctaggaggtctccctcgcgGTCCCCCAACCTGGGGGGCCGCGTCAGAGCTATCCAACGGGATAGACCCATTGGTAGCCGCCAGACCGGACCCGAGTGCCGGCCGCACGGGGTCGGTCGTGGTCGCGCCGGTCGCCCTCTCGCGCTCCCAGCTGAGCGCGAGAGGCTGCGAGCACGCCATCGTAGACCTCCTTGGCCTGAATTGCCGCCAGCTGTTCAGCCCGAGGGCCGCGTTCACCCCTGAAAATCACACCACAATCCGACGCCACCTGACCAAGGTGGTCGAGCGACGCCGTAGCAAGAACAGAGAACCGAGAGCCCGAggggggagaagggggaacagAGGGGGAGGGGCGAGGAATGGGGCGGGTACCTGAGTCGAGGTTGCGGGCTGCAGCCCGCCGCTCTGCCTGCTCAGCTACAGTCGGCTCCATCGCCTCTGCCCCGGAGCGGGAACGAGCGAGCCTAGCGCTGTGGCGGGACGGCTGAGTTGACAGGCGCTGGCGCCGCGGGGCCCTCGCCTTGGCACCAGCCACGGGAGTGTCGGGGAAGACCGAGGCTGGCTCCAGGACGGTAGGGCCAGGGGTCGCAGGGCCCAGGGGCGAGGTGGGAGTAGAGCCCGGGGAAGAAAAAAATCTTTTAATATTTAAGCTAAAATTTGAAGGTTCAAACAATAGCAAGCTACAAACAAGACAAAACACACAACAACAAAGAATGCTAGTGTGAATCACGATATTCCAGTGAAAAGAATTGCGAAGTTTTGGCTCGTACTTTCGATCTGTGATTGTTTGGTTGAACTGCCCTTGCTCGCCAGTTCCGAAGGAGGTGTTGTCGTGGTATCGGCCACGTTTCTTGTGCGAGATCTTGGATGTCGGGGCGGCAGCCCAAGAAGGTGGACTACGCTGGTGCTTCTTCGACGAGCGACATAGCGGTGGTGATGGCCTTCTCTTTGGTCATGAGGATggcgaggagaaggcggcgggaaTTCATGGAGTTGAAAGTGTGGCATAGTGACTTCTCGCATAACGCGTTCTAGAGCCTAGACTCGAAACCACTCGGCGCTTCGAGATATCAAGTgtgtgcgaagattttccagatgAAAGCTCGTCGTTTCGATGCCAACGGCGGCGACGCATAGGGGTGTCGTAACCCTCTTGGGGCGTCGTTGTGGCTATCTTCGTCATGTGatgtctccgggtgaaaacctttgACCTTGCGGTCTCGACGATGACAGCGTGTGCGTCGTACCCTGTTGGGGGCGTCGTCGCGGGGTCATAATCGTCCTCAGTCTCATTTTGTTGGTTTAGGTGACAAGTCTTAGTTTTTTTTATACCTTttaatttatcttttttttgATAAAACCTTTTAGTAATTTATCTTTGATCTGCTTTTTCTCTGGTAGGTTGCTTTATATTTATAAAGCGGGCAAATGGCTGTTTTGAGgaaaagaattgccaagtgttggcGTGCCACAAAGGTTCTCATGATCGTTGTATCTTAATCTAACGGTACGAAAGTTGACTGAAAATAATCATGTGATGTGACTGTTTTTTAGCAGTTCCTTGAGATTAATTGCGAAATTTAGCCGCTGTTCTTGCTACTCTCGCCTATTCTCTCATTCTCTTTCTGATTTCTCTTCCAAATTACTCACTTGACACTTCCCAGTCTCGATCATTCCTCATAATCTGCGCCCCCGGCAACCTCCCCGCCGGCGAAGGGAGTCAAGCCAGACCTCCTTCCGCTAAAGTCTTTTCGCAGGCGTGGAGTGGAGAAGAAGGGGACcccggagaagaaaaccatccccgactcttttttttttgcggaaaaaACCATCCCCGACTTGGATGCATGTCTTCTTTAATTGGTAAGGAACCCTAGCTTTGATCCGATGGGTTTGCTCTCATATTTCGCTTTGTTCTTGGGGATCTTTCTTTTCTGTTGCTGCCAGCAATCTAATCCATCACCTCCATTCTTGGGGATCTTTTCGTCAGCGCGGAGAATCGAGTTTCAGTTGACCCAACAGTTAATTTAGCGAGAATTTTTGGGGGATTCAATTGAACCTTCATGCCCGCTCTGAGACCGCCCCTAGAACTCAAGATTCAAGAACCATTCCCCACCAATGGATGATGCGGGAGGGGACATTCTCGCGTCTCTCGGCCGCGTGCGCCTCGGTGATCTCGCGGCCGTCGAGGGCCTCGCTTCTGACAGCTACAAGATTTGCGTATCGACACTGATGCAGTCGCTGGCTCAGTACTCGGCGGCCATCATCCAGCTGCCTCCGGCCGACGCTGCCCTGTTAAGGTCTGGCCTGGACTCCGCTCGCCTCTTCTTCCACCAGCGAGGGTATGGTTCGGGCGAGGTTGTCCACTCGGAGGATGACGCCCGCGAGTGGTGCAAGACTTCTGGTTACTATGCAGATCCCCAAATGTGGCTGGAAATGTATGATTACAGGCCTGGTATTACTGCAAGGGAGCACAGTGGTGCGATGGAATTGACCCCCTCTGGCCTGCCCGACATATTTTCGGTGCTTGGAAAAGTTTGCAGGGATATTCTTGATGCGATTAGCTTCTCACTGAATCTCCGTACTTGTGTGTTCACTGAGATACTTGACAACATGCCATTGAGGGGCCAGGAAGTGTCCTCCTCTGTTCTTTCAGCATGTTGCCATTCAAGGCCGTCATTTGAAGGAGCACAGCAGCATCGTGTTGCTTCTCCTAATGATAGTCAATTGCTCATGTTCTCTGAGCAGGAGGAACAGATTGATAAGACTTTGCTTACCCTAGTTAAGTCTGATAGGTCCGGATTGTATGTCAAGGACTTGCATGCACGCTGGATTCTTGTTGACGGGGACCTTGGTCCACATGATATTGTCGTCTATCCTGGTCTTGCTCTTTATCAGGAAACAGCTGGCTATGTAAATCCAGCTGTGCACAAGACGGAGGTTGGAAACTTGCAAGGATGTAGGTTTGGGCGTTGTTCCTTGGCTTTTAAGCTCACGCCGAGATCAGTTGCTAGGCTGAGTGATTCAGAAATGGGAGCTGCTGGTCATGGTGTTGATACTCAATTTCAGGTCCCCATACCGGTTACTGATTTCATGCAGACACACCATTCTGCTGATCAACTTTTCCCCAAGAACAATGAATTGTCATCCCGGGCAGAACAAGATGGTAAGTTATTGTCTCCCAGTCTTTACTCTACGACTTAtgcttgaagttgttgttgtgtcCCCATACTGTTATTATTTCCTACAGGACAAGCACTAGCATATTCACTTAGGATGCATGGAAATTTGTAAGATATTGTTTCAAATTATCTCCTTTGCAAAGCTCCACAAGGCAGGTAAAAACAAAAGAATAAAAGGAGGCTAAGTGGCATCAATTAGTCCTCCTTCCTCACACAACCATAATTAATTTATTCATCTTACCATGAATTTCTTCTTGATAATCTACATGATACATGATGCGATGTGCTCTTAGCAAAATTGTGATTCAGTATATATGGTTTCTAGTGGTGATGTTATGGACCTTGTAAATTGGGTAGAATAATGGTCCAAAGACCAAGGATAGGGCACTCGCCCTCTTCAATCCAGTAGCAGGCCTTGTGCCTGTTGTGGAAGAGAGGCTCTGAGCCTCATTACCTTTTTTGTTTACTGATTGTTTGATTGTCTGCAAATATGGAAAAACTAACCTGATCCGCAAGTCAGATCTCATCTGAAACCTTCGATCAaactacaactctatctttctaaTTTAATTGGACACTACTTAATTTAAAGGACACAACTGTATCCAACATGGATATTTAAACTCTTTCTCTCTCTAGGTATACTTTATCATACACCTTTCCGAATACGCACACACATGCTATTACTGTTGCCGGCTTGCCACACAACCAGAGGCCGCTGGACATAGGACTCAATGCTCACAACAGGTGGGGTGCAGGGTTACATGAGGGGAATAAAATTAGGGAGGAGCCAACATTGATTACTAGATGAATTAGGACGAATTTAATGCTTGGTTAGCAAAGGACCTTCGCATGGTTTTATTCAATGTCAAATGATTGCAAGCTTGAGGGTGGCCCAGAGCCCATGTGTCCCTGGCTGGGGCAATAAAatgctactacctccgttcccTAAAATAAGGCATATAAATATTTTCAAAAGTCAAACGATGTAAACTTGGACCAGGCTCTTAGAAGAAACTATCAAAATCTACCATGTCAAATAAATGCCATTAGATACATCATGACACAAATCTTCACA includes these proteins:
- the LOC124674995 gene encoding uncharacterized protein LOC124674995 isoform X1 — its product is MDDAGGDILASLGRVRLGDLAAVEGLASDSYKICVSTLMQSLAQYSAAIIQLPPADAALLRSGLDSARLFFHQRGYGSGEVVHSEDDAREWCKTSGYYADPQMWLEMYDYRPGITAREHSGAMELTPSGLPDIFSVLGKVCRDILDAISFSLNLRTCVFTEILDNMPLRGQEVSSSVLSACCHSRPSFEGAQQHRVASPNDSQLLMFSEQEEQIDKTLLTLVKSDRSGLYVKDLHARWILVDGDLGPHDIVVYPGLALYQETAGYVNPAVHKTEVGNLQGCRFGRCSLAFKLTPRSVARLSDSEMGAAGHGVDTQFQVPIPVTDFMQTHHSADQLFPKNNELSSRAEQDASSNSTTKKKKGSTRTNSLPPSKRLRLEAQRVLKERVQDIADGRGIKLRFCNLKECESHIRSLHSPCENIRTEIGWPQGVPFVHPHDLPNKAKLRFLETYEPGWTASQQDDFSSAGASLCKCGYVLTSKVGQ
- the LOC124674995 gene encoding uncharacterized protein LOC124674995 isoform X2 — translated: MDDAGGDILASLGRVRLGDLAAVEGLASDSYKICVSTLMQSLAQYSAAIIQLPPADAALLRSGLDSARLFFHQRGYGSGEVVHSEDDAREWCKTSGYYADPQMWLEMYDYRPGITAREHSGAMELTPSGLPDIFSVLGKVCRDILDAISFSLNLRTCVFTEILDNMPLRGQEVSSSVLSACCHSRPSFEGAQQHRVASPNDSQLLMFSEQEEQIDKTLLTLVKSDRSGLYVKDLHARWILVDGDLGPHDIVVYPGLALYQETAGYVNPAVHKTEVGNLQGCRFGRCSLAFKLTPRSVARLSDSEMGAAGHGVDTQFQVPIPVTDFMQTHHSADQLFPKNNELSSRAEQDASSNSTTKKKKGSTRTNSLPPSKRLRLEAQRVLKERVQDIADGRGIKLRFCNLKECESHIRSLHSPCENIRTEIGWPQGVPFVHPHDLPNKAKLRFLETYEPGWTASQQDEEPVSVNVDMF